From the Streptomyces sp. KMM 9044 genome, one window contains:
- a CDS encoding transglutaminase TgpA family protein yields the protein MSGRLRLTLASWAATLLAACALLPLVEPPSWLLQAAFLLAVQSGMGAVARRVPLARPLTVAVQALAALVLLTLVFAREHAFAGLVPGPDAFRFFAQLLDQGATDVGRYTIPAPLSEGIRLMLIGGVLVIGLLVDTLAVTFRSAAPAGLPLLALYSVAAGLSDGGADWLWFLLAAAGYLMLLLVEGRDRLSQWGRVFGGTSQGSPGEPGGTRARVRTGRRIGVLAVGIALVAPLGLPTMNGGLLDPAGSGVGPGSGGGGTISAVNPLVSLRDSLNMEEDRQVMSVRSEAENVSDLYLRIVSLDDFDGTTWKPSKRSITTVPDGAFPIPAGLGPDVEREEIGTTISTADWYGQDWLPMPYPPSGVDVRGNWRYEPVGMTLVGDHGQNTRGLTYQVRSLDVRPTAEQLADASAPPAALERDYTELPDSLPAVVSRTARAVTEGATNAYDRAVMLQEYFTLTGGFEYDTDVDVGSDSEAIARFLRDKEGFCVHFSFAMASMARSLDIPARVAVGFAPGTPQSDGTVAVGLRDAHAWPELYFEGMGWTRFEPTPTRGSVPEYTVQETPDSALPDPARPSEAEPSESSAAPSESESCSVQQRLDGCGSEAPLATLPTDGDGPKWYVVPAWVLGGLALLVLPLAPMLWRLRTRSVRLGAHGRSEAGTASHVLAVWDELTDTAWDVGVSPDESLTPRKAAARIVRLGRLDPDAAASVHRVADAVEQVLYAPRSRPTAGLTDDARRVAAGLRSGAGRGTRLRALFLPRSTVRVVWAVSARWAAVRDRVLAPRPTWRRPTWRRPSRQQG from the coding sequence ATGAGCGGGCGACTCCGGCTGACGCTGGCCTCGTGGGCGGCCACGCTGCTGGCCGCGTGCGCGCTGCTGCCGCTGGTCGAGCCGCCTTCCTGGCTCCTGCAGGCGGCCTTTCTGCTGGCGGTGCAGTCGGGCATGGGCGCGGTGGCCCGGCGAGTGCCGCTGGCGCGCCCGCTGACGGTGGCGGTGCAGGCGCTTGCGGCGCTGGTGCTGCTGACGCTGGTCTTCGCGCGTGAGCACGCGTTCGCCGGCCTGGTGCCGGGACCGGACGCGTTCCGGTTCTTCGCCCAGCTGCTCGACCAGGGCGCCACGGACGTCGGCCGCTACACGATACCGGCGCCGCTGTCCGAGGGCATCCGGCTGATGCTGATCGGCGGTGTCCTGGTGATCGGGCTGCTGGTGGACACCCTCGCGGTGACCTTCCGCAGTGCGGCACCGGCCGGGCTTCCGCTGCTCGCGCTGTACTCCGTCGCCGCGGGTCTGTCCGACGGCGGGGCCGACTGGCTGTGGTTCCTGCTGGCGGCGGCCGGCTATCTGATGCTGCTGCTGGTGGAGGGCCGTGACCGGCTCTCCCAGTGGGGGCGGGTCTTCGGCGGGACGTCGCAGGGCTCGCCCGGTGAGCCGGGCGGGACCCGCGCGCGGGTGCGCACCGGGCGGCGGATCGGGGTGCTCGCGGTGGGCATAGCCCTGGTGGCGCCGCTCGGTCTGCCCACGATGAACGGCGGCCTGCTGGACCCGGCGGGTTCGGGTGTCGGCCCGGGCTCCGGCGGGGGCGGCACGATCTCCGCGGTGAATCCGCTGGTGTCCCTGCGCGACTCGCTGAACATGGAGGAGGACCGCCAGGTCATGTCGGTGCGCTCCGAGGCGGAGAACGTCTCGGACCTGTATCTGCGGATCGTGTCCCTGGACGACTTCGACGGCACCACCTGGAAGCCGTCCAAGCGGTCCATCACCACGGTGCCCGACGGCGCCTTCCCGATCCCGGCCGGCCTCGGCCCGGACGTCGAGCGCGAGGAGATCGGCACGACGATCTCGACCGCCGACTGGTACGGGCAGGACTGGCTGCCCATGCCGTACCCGCCGAGCGGCGTGGACGTCAGGGGCAACTGGCGCTACGAACCGGTGGGGATGACGCTGGTCGGCGACCACGGTCAGAACACCCGGGGGCTGACCTATCAGGTGCGCAGCCTGGACGTGCGGCCCACGGCGGAGCAGCTGGCGGACGCGTCGGCGCCGCCGGCCGCCCTGGAGCGGGACTACACGGAGCTGCCCGACTCGCTGCCCGCGGTGGTGTCCCGGACCGCCCGTGCCGTCACCGAAGGGGCGACGAACGCGTACGACCGTGCGGTCATGCTCCAGGAGTACTTCACCCTGACAGGCGGCTTCGAGTACGACACGGACGTCGACGTCGGCAGCGACTCGGAGGCGATCGCCCGCTTCCTGAGGGACAAGGAGGGCTTCTGCGTCCACTTCTCCTTCGCCATGGCGTCGATGGCCCGGTCCCTTGACATACCCGCCCGGGTCGCGGTGGGCTTCGCGCCCGGCACCCCGCAGTCGGACGGCACGGTGGCGGTGGGGCTGCGGGACGCCCACGCCTGGCCCGAGCTGTACTTCGAGGGCATGGGCTGGACGCGCTTCGAACCGACCCCCACCCGTGGTTCGGTACCGGAGTACACCGTGCAGGAGACGCCGGACAGCGCGCTGCCCGACCCGGCCCGGCCGTCCGAGGCGGAGCCCTCGGAGTCCTCGGCCGCCCCGTCGGAGAGCGAGAGCTGCTCGGTGCAGCAGCGGCTGGACGGCTGCGGGAGCGAGGCACCCCTGGCGACGCTGCCCACGGACGGCGACGGGCCGAAGTGGTACGTGGTGCCGGCGTGGGTGCTGGGCGGTCTCGCGCTCCTGGTGCTGCCGCTGGCGCCGATGCTGTGGCGGCTGCGGACCCGTTCGGTGCGCCTGGGCGCACACGGCCGGTCCGAGGCGGGCACGGCCTCGCACGTCCTGGCCGTCTGGGACGAGCTGACGGACACGGCGTGGGACGTCGGCGTCTCCCCTGACGAGTCGCTGACTCCGCGCAAGGCGGCGGCCCGGATCGTCCGGCTCGGCCGGCTCGACCCGGATGCCGCGGCCTCGGTGCACCGGGTGGCGGATGCGGTGGAGCAGGTCCTCTACGCACCGCGGTCGCGCCCGACGGCGGGCCTGACCGACGATGCGCGCCGGGTGGCGGCCGGACTGCGGTCCGGGGCCGGCCGGGGCACGCGGCTGCGCGCGCTGTTCCTGCCGCGTTCCACAGTGCGGGTGGTGTGGGCGGTGTCGGCCCGGTGGGCCGCCGTCCGGGACCGCGTCCTCGCCCCGCGGCCGACATGGCGCAGGCCCACGTGGCGCAGGCCCTCGCGGCAGCAGGGATGA
- a CDS encoding DUF58 domain-containing protein, whose translation MTTAGSVRAEGDHGDRGGLRTALAGLTTRGRSFLAAGAAAAVCAYVLGQSDLLRVGLLLAVLPLVCAGVLCRTRYRVAGSRRLSPSRVPAGSEARVHLRMDNVSRVPTGLLMLQDRVPYVLGPRPRFVLDRVEAGGRREVSYRVRSDVRGRYPLGPLQLRLSDPFGMCELTRAFSTYDTLTVIPRVEPLPPVRLGGEAKGHGDGRQRSLALAGEDDLIPRGYRYGDDLRRVHWRSTARYGELMVRREEQPRRARCSVLLDTRAIAYAGAGPDSAFEWAVSGAASVLTHMQERGFSVRLLTDTGASVPGEGSDGFAGASQGSAVTAGLMMDTLAVVDHSDGAGLSRAYDVVRGGSEGLLVAFLGDLDEEQAAVLARMRQRSGGAVAFLLDSGTWMREPADVPGPLDGGGERSRMLREAGWTVVGVPRGASMEEQWRLADRKRSGLAAASGGEGTG comes from the coding sequence ATGACGACCGCGGGTTCGGTCCGCGCGGAGGGCGACCACGGTGACCGGGGCGGCCTGCGCACCGCTCTGGCCGGGCTGACCACCCGCGGGCGCTCCTTCCTGGCCGCCGGTGCGGCGGCCGCGGTCTGCGCCTACGTGCTCGGGCAGAGCGACCTGCTGCGGGTCGGGCTGCTGCTGGCGGTGCTGCCGCTGGTGTGCGCGGGCGTGCTCTGCCGGACCCGCTACCGGGTCGCGGGCAGCCGCCGGCTCTCCCCTTCGCGGGTACCGGCCGGCTCCGAGGCGCGGGTGCATCTGCGGATGGACAACGTCTCCCGGGTGCCCACGGGCCTGCTCATGCTCCAGGACCGGGTGCCCTACGTGCTCGGGCCGCGGCCCCGGTTCGTGCTGGACCGGGTGGAGGCGGGCGGGCGCCGCGAGGTGTCCTACCGGGTCCGCTCCGATGTGCGCGGCCGCTATCCGCTGGGCCCGCTGCAGCTGCGGCTCTCCGACCCGTTCGGGATGTGCGAGTTGACCCGGGCCTTCTCCACGTACGACACGCTGACGGTGATCCCGCGCGTGGAGCCGTTGCCGCCGGTGCGGCTGGGCGGTGAGGCCAAGGGACACGGCGACGGGCGGCAGCGTTCGCTGGCGCTGGCCGGCGAGGACGACCTGATCCCGCGCGGCTACCGCTACGGCGACGATCTGCGCCGGGTGCACTGGCGTTCCACCGCGCGCTACGGCGAGCTGATGGTGCGCCGCGAGGAGCAGCCGCGGCGGGCCCGCTGTTCGGTGCTGCTGGACACCCGTGCCATCGCCTACGCGGGCGCGGGGCCGGACTCGGCGTTCGAGTGGGCGGTGTCGGGTGCGGCGTCCGTGCTGACGCACATGCAGGAGCGGGGTTTCTCGGTGCGGCTGCTGACCGACACAGGCGCATCGGTGCCGGGCGAGGGCTCCGACGGGTTCGCGGGCGCGAGCCAGGGGTCGGCCGTCACGGCCGGGCTGATGATGGACACCCTCGCGGTGGTCGACCACTCCGACGGGGCGGGCCTGTCCCGGGCGTACGACGTCGTCCGCGGCGGGAGCGAGGGGCTGCTCGTGGCCTTCCTCGGCGATCTCGACGAGGAGCAGGCGGCGGTGCTCGCCCGGATGCGGCAGCGCAGCGGGGGCGCGGTCGCCTTCCTTCTGGACAGCGGGACCTGGATGCGGGAACCGGCGGACGTGCCCGGTCCGTTGGACGGTGGCGGGGAGCGGTCGCGGATGCTGCGCGAGGCGGGCTGGACGGTGGTGGGTGTGCCGCGGGGCGCCTCCATGGAGGAGCAGTGGCGGCTGGCGGACCGGAAGCGTTCCGGTCTGGCGGCGGCGAGCGGTGGGGAGGGGACGGGATGA
- a CDS encoding AAA family ATPase, producing MTTYDDRASLTDLTAVVERVRGSVEGVIEGKPEVVRLSLTVLLAEGHLLIEDVPGVGKTMLAKALARSIDCSVQRVQFTPDLLPSDITGVSIWDQQRRDFEFKPGAIFAQVVIGDEINRASPKTQSALLESMEERQVTIDGTTYELPSPFMVVATQNPVEMEGTYPLPEAQRDRFMARVSVGYPSAEAELQMLDVHGGVSPLEDLQPVAHAHEILKLIEAVRAVHVAEPVRRYVVELVAATRTHPDLRLGASPRATLHLLRAAKASAALDGREYALPDDVQALAVAVLAHRLLPTAQAQLNRRTAEQVVREILQRTPVPAAAPQQNGVGVGRGGPGHGQQPPRRLR from the coding sequence GTGACGACCTATGACGATCGAGCGAGCCTCACTGATCTGACCGCCGTGGTCGAGCGCGTGCGGGGTTCGGTGGAGGGCGTGATCGAGGGCAAGCCCGAGGTCGTACGGCTCTCGCTGACCGTGCTGCTCGCCGAGGGACATCTGCTCATCGAGGATGTCCCGGGCGTCGGCAAGACGATGCTGGCCAAGGCGCTGGCGCGGTCCATCGACTGCTCGGTGCAGCGTGTCCAGTTCACACCGGACCTGCTGCCGTCGGACATCACCGGTGTGTCCATCTGGGACCAGCAGCGCCGCGACTTCGAGTTCAAGCCGGGTGCCATCTTCGCGCAGGTGGTGATCGGCGACGAGATCAACCGCGCGTCGCCGAAGACGCAGTCCGCGCTGCTGGAGTCGATGGAGGAGCGCCAGGTCACCATCGACGGCACGACCTACGAACTGCCCAGCCCCTTCATGGTGGTGGCGACGCAGAACCCGGTCGAGATGGAGGGCACCTATCCGCTGCCGGAGGCCCAGCGCGACCGGTTCATGGCCCGGGTCTCGGTCGGCTACCCGAGCGCCGAGGCCGAACTGCAGATGCTGGACGTGCACGGCGGCGTCTCCCCGCTGGAGGACCTCCAGCCGGTGGCGCACGCGCACGAGATCCTGAAGCTGATCGAGGCGGTGCGCGCCGTCCATGTGGCCGAGCCGGTCCGCAGGTACGTGGTGGAGCTGGTCGCCGCCACGCGCACGCACCCCGACCTCAGACTCGGCGCCTCCCCGCGTGCGACGCTGCACCTGCTGCGCGCCGCGAAGGCGTCCGCCGCGCTGGACGGCAGGGAGTACGCGCTGCCGGACGACGTGCAGGCACTCGCCGTGGCCGTCCTGGCGCACCGGCTGCTGCCCACCGCCCAGGCCCAGCTCAACCGCCGCACGGCGGAGCAGGTGGTGCGGGAGATCCTGCAGCGCACTCCGGTGCCCGCCGCAGCCCCCCAGCAGAACGGCGTCGGCGTGGGCCGTGGCGGTCCGGGGCACGGTCAGCAGCCGCCGCGGAGGCTGCGATGA
- a CDS encoding beta-class carbonic anhydrase codes for MTTSASVPAGSGSATAGQGTVTDRLVKANEQYAGAFTDPGMDARPVLRVAVVACMDARLDLHAALGLELGDCHTVRNAGGVVTDDVIRSLTISQRALGTRSVVLIHHTNCGLESLTEEFRHDLEMEVGQRPAWAVESFRDVDQDVRQSMQRVRTSPFLLHTDDVRGFVFDVKTGLLREIDPA; via the coding sequence ATGACGACTTCTGCATCGGTTCCTGCGGGCTCAGGAAGCGCGACGGCCGGCCAGGGCACGGTCACCGACCGTCTGGTGAAGGCGAACGAGCAGTACGCCGGCGCCTTCACCGATCCCGGAATGGACGCCCGCCCCGTTCTGCGTGTCGCCGTGGTGGCCTGTATGGACGCCCGGCTCGACCTGCACGCCGCGCTCGGTCTCGAGCTCGGCGACTGCCACACCGTCCGCAACGCCGGAGGCGTCGTCACCGACGACGTGATCCGGTCGCTGACCATCAGCCAGCGGGCCCTCGGCACCCGCAGCGTGGTCCTCATCCACCACACCAACTGCGGTCTGGAATCCCTCACCGAAGAGTTCCGGCACGACCTGGAGATGGAGGTCGGCCAGCGTCCCGCCTGGGCCGTGGAGTCCTTCCGGGACGTGGACCAGGACGTACGGCAGTCGATGCAGCGGGTGCGTACCTCTCCGTTCCTGCTGCACACCGACGACGTGCGCGGGTTCGTCTTCGACGTGAAGACCGGTCTGCTGCGCGAGATCGACCCCGCCTGA
- the rsmH gene encoding 16S rRNA (cytosine(1402)-N(4))-methyltransferase RsmH, producing MGREAHANTGGQTRHVPVMLRRCLDLLAPALERPGAVAVDCTLGLGGHSEALLTRFPEARLIALDRDKEALRLSGERLAPFGERATPVHAVYDELPDVLARLGVPRVQGVLFDLGVSSMQLDEADRGFAYAQDAPLDMRMDQSAGISAAEVLNTYPPGDLVRILRAYGEEKQAKRIVAAVVREREKEPFTTSARLVELIRDALPQAAKRTGGNPAKRTFQALRIEVNGELSVLERAIPAAVEALDVGGRIAVLSYHSLEDRLVKQVLAAGAATTAPPGLPVVPERYQPRLKLLTRGAELPTEEEIAENRRAAPARLRGAERIREHLE from the coding sequence ATGGGGCGCGAAGCGCATGCGAACACGGGCGGGCAGACCCGGCACGTCCCGGTGATGCTCCGGCGGTGCCTGGACCTGCTGGCGCCCGCCCTGGAGCGGCCGGGAGCCGTGGCCGTCGACTGCACCCTCGGCCTCGGCGGCCACAGCGAGGCCCTGCTGACGCGGTTCCCCGAGGCCCGGCTGATCGCCCTGGACCGGGACAAGGAGGCCTTGCGCCTGTCCGGTGAGCGGCTCGCCCCCTTCGGTGAGCGCGCCACCCCGGTCCACGCCGTCTACGACGAACTTCCCGACGTGCTCGCCCGGCTCGGCGTCCCGCGTGTGCAGGGCGTCCTGTTCGACCTGGGCGTGTCCTCCATGCAACTCGACGAGGCCGACCGCGGCTTCGCCTACGCCCAGGACGCCCCGCTCGACATGCGCATGGACCAGTCGGCCGGCATCAGCGCCGCCGAGGTCCTCAACACCTACCCGCCCGGCGACCTCGTCCGCATCCTGCGCGCCTACGGCGAGGAGAAGCAGGCCAAGCGGATCGTGGCCGCGGTGGTGCGCGAGCGGGAGAAGGAGCCGTTCACCACCAGCGCACGCCTGGTCGAGCTGATCCGTGACGCGCTGCCGCAGGCCGCCAAGCGCACCGGCGGCAACCCCGCCAAGCGCACCTTCCAGGCTTTGCGCATCGAGGTCAACGGCGAACTCTCCGTGCTGGAGCGGGCGATCCCGGCCGCGGTCGAGGCGCTCGACGTCGGCGGACGGATCGCCGTGCTGTCGTACCACTCCCTGGAGGACCGGCTGGTCAAGCAGGTGCTCGCGGCGGGCGCCGCCACCACCGCGCCCCCCGGGCTGCCGGTGGTCCCCGAGCGCTATCAGCCCCGGCTCAAGCTGCTCACACGCGGCGCCGAACTTCCCACCGAGGAGGAGATCGCCGAGAACCGGCGGGCGGCACCCGCGCGGCTGCGGGGCGCCGAGCGCATCAGGGAGCACCTCGAATGA
- a CDS encoding septum formation initiator family protein, translating into MSRKPELRGRAARLARLLPTGRAQAARTPFVLLVVLLLGGGLIGLLVLNSALSEGAFRLDDLERETKSLTDEEQALQRDIDAYSAPDALQRRARELGMVPGGDPAFLNPDGEVKGVPSPAAASRAPLVLAPEALATATVPLPGTAAHPTSTPASTPGR; encoded by the coding sequence GTGAGCAGGAAACCCGAGCTCAGGGGGAGGGCGGCCCGTCTCGCGCGGCTCCTCCCCACGGGACGGGCCCAGGCGGCCCGCACCCCCTTCGTCCTGCTGGTCGTTCTTCTCCTGGGCGGTGGTCTGATCGGGCTCCTGGTGCTGAACTCGGCGCTCAGCGAGGGCGCGTTCCGGCTCGACGACCTCGAGCGGGAGACGAAGAGCCTCACCGACGAGGAACAGGCCCTCCAGCGGGACATCGACGCCTACTCCGCCCCCGACGCCCTCCAGCGCCGGGCCCGTGAGCTCGGCATGGTGCCCGGCGGCGACCCCGCCTTCCTGAACCCCGACGGCGAGGTCAAGGGCGTCCCCAGCCCCGCCGCCGCCTCCCGCGCCCCCCTCGTGCTCGCCCCCGAGGCGCTGGCCACCGCGACGGTCCCGCTCCCGGGCACGGCGGCCCACCCCACGTCCACCCCCGCATCGACTCCCGGCAGGTGA
- a CDS encoding peptidoglycan D,D-transpeptidase FtsI family protein: MSDREPPRRRVPGPTRPARPGAGQRPGPGARQARAPRPAARPRPSRPAPPKVIRLGSPRPRLRLVGLALALVLSIFVVRLLQVQAVEADTYAAKAGQNRYVGQVLDAERGEITDRNGIALATSEDAYDITADPTLFAPDQLEIPDGPEQAATLLAPILGQDQDQLVDKLRPENKALRYVKLASRQTPQVWQQIKDLKSALAKKAETDASSVNVLAGVLSVPTSKRVYPNNELAAGILGWVDAEGKGGGGIELQLDKRLAGEDGKIRYAQSGGRLVPTAGSTETPAVPGSDVELTIDRDLQWAAQNAISEQVDKSKADRGYVIVQDTRTGEVLAMANAPGFDPNDLSEADPAALGNAAVQDAFEPGSTAKVLSMAAVLEEGAATPQTHVVVPNRLHRGDRLFKDDVDHPTWHLTLNGVLAKSSNIGTILATGQLGKTQAAANKVLYDYLRAFGLGSHTGLGFPGETKGILAPPDAWSTSQQYTIPFGQGVSVNAMQAASVYSTIANGGVRVEPSLVRGTQGPDGSFTPAPKPEKARVVSQKTAKTLARMLESVVDDEEGTGTKARIPGYRVAGKTGTANRVDPATGKYHGYTSSFAGFAPADQPRVTVSCVIQNATEGSYFGGQICGPVYKQVMEFALKTLQVPPTGAEPADLPVTFTR; this comes from the coding sequence GTGTCCGACAGGGAACCGCCCCGCCGCCGCGTGCCCGGCCCCACCCGGCCCGCCCGCCCGGGCGCCGGACAGCGCCCCGGACCCGGCGCCCGGCAGGCCCGTGCCCCCCGCCCGGCAGCACGCCCCCGGCCGTCCCGCCCGGCGCCCCCGAAGGTCATCAGGCTGGGCAGCCCCCGTCCCCGGCTGCGCCTGGTCGGCCTGGCCCTGGCACTGGTCCTGAGCATCTTTGTGGTCCGACTGCTCCAGGTGCAGGCCGTCGAGGCCGACACCTACGCGGCCAAGGCCGGACAGAACCGCTACGTCGGCCAGGTGCTGGACGCCGAGCGCGGCGAGATCACCGACCGCAACGGTATCGCCCTCGCGACCAGCGAGGACGCCTACGACATCACCGCCGACCCCACGCTGTTCGCCCCGGACCAGCTGGAAATCCCCGACGGCCCGGAACAGGCGGCCACCCTCCTCGCCCCGATCCTCGGCCAGGACCAGGACCAGCTGGTCGACAAGCTGCGGCCCGAGAACAAGGCCCTGCGCTACGTCAAGCTCGCGAGCCGTCAGACCCCCCAGGTATGGCAGCAGATCAAAGACCTGAAGTCCGCGCTGGCCAAGAAGGCGGAGACCGACGCGTCCTCCGTCAACGTCCTCGCCGGTGTCCTGTCCGTGCCCACCAGCAAGCGGGTGTACCCCAACAACGAACTCGCCGCCGGGATACTGGGCTGGGTCGACGCCGAGGGCAAGGGCGGCGGCGGCATCGAACTCCAGCTGGACAAGCGGCTCGCCGGCGAGGACGGCAAGATCCGCTACGCCCAGTCCGGCGGCCGTCTGGTGCCGACCGCGGGCTCCACCGAGACGCCGGCCGTCCCCGGCAGCGACGTCGAGCTCACCATCGACCGCGACCTCCAGTGGGCCGCACAGAACGCCATCAGCGAGCAGGTGGACAAGTCGAAGGCCGACCGCGGCTACGTCATCGTCCAGGACACCCGCACCGGTGAGGTCCTTGCCATGGCCAACGCGCCCGGGTTCGATCCGAACGACCTCTCCGAGGCCGATCCGGCGGCCCTCGGCAACGCCGCCGTCCAGGACGCCTTCGAGCCGGGATCCACCGCCAAGGTCTTGTCCATGGCGGCCGTACTGGAGGAGGGGGCGGCCACTCCGCAGACGCACGTCGTCGTACCCAACCGGCTGCACCGGGGCGACCGTCTGTTCAAGGACGACGTCGACCACCCGACCTGGCACCTCACCCTCAACGGGGTGCTCGCCAAGTCCAGCAACATCGGCACCATCCTGGCCACCGGCCAGCTCGGCAAGACCCAGGCCGCCGCCAACAAGGTGCTCTACGACTACCTGCGTGCGTTCGGGCTCGGCAGCCACACCGGACTCGGTTTCCCCGGCGAGACCAAGGGCATCCTCGCCCCGCCCGACGCCTGGTCGACCTCCCAGCAGTACACGATTCCTTTCGGCCAGGGAGTGTCCGTCAACGCCATGCAGGCCGCGTCCGTCTACTCCACCATCGCCAACGGCGGTGTACGCGTCGAACCCTCACTGGTGCGCGGCACCCAGGGGCCCGACGGGAGCTTCACCCCCGCCCCGAAGCCCGAGAAGGCACGGGTCGTCAGCCAGAAGACGGCGAAGACGCTCGCCCGGATGCTGGAGTCGGTGGTCGACGACGAGGAGGGCACCGGCACCAAGGCGCGCATCCCCGGCTACCGGGTGGCGGGGAAGACGGGTACGGCCAACCGCGTGGATCCGGCCACCGGCAAGTACCACGGCTACACCTCCTCCTTCGCCGGATTCGCACCCGCCGACCAGCCCCGCGTCACCGTCTCCTGCGTCATCCAGAACGCCACCGAGGGCAGTTACTTCGGAGGCCAGATCTGCGGACCCGTCTACAAGCAGGTCATGGAGTTCGCCCTCAAGACCCTCCAGGTGCCGCCGACCGGCGCCGAACCCGCCGACCTCCCGGTCACCTTCACACGCTGA
- a CDS encoding UDP-N-acetylmuramoyl-L-alanyl-D-glutamate--2,6-diaminopimelate ligase produces MTFPGPPRPARVTATPLAELAGQLGTTVPQRTADVTGITHDSRAVRPGDLYAALPGARVHGAEFVEQAAGLGAVAVLTDPSGAERVAAAGLPALVVDDPRAGMGELAATIYGHPGRDLLQIGITGTSGKTTTAYLVEGGLKTVRSTGLIGTVEMRIGDERIKSERTTPEATDLQALFAVMRERGTDAVAMEVSSHALVLGRVDGCVFDIAVFTNLSPEHMEFHSDMEDYFGAKAQLFTPLRSRLAVVNADDEYGRRLTKEAGVPVITYSAEGHPDADWRAGDVEVGPTDSTFTAIGPQDERIAARSPLPGPFNVANTLAAIVALAAAGLDPQAAADGVAAVPGVPGRLERVDAGQPYLAVVDYAHKTDAVESVLRALRRVTEGKVHVVLGCGGDRDVTKRPAMGAAAARLADTAVLTSDNPRSEDPLAILATMLQGAASVPAHERGEVQVFEDRAAAIAAAVARAQPGDAVLVAGKGHEQGQDIAGVVRPFDDRQVLREAIQQTQG; encoded by the coding sequence GTGACATTTCCCGGGCCGCCCCGGCCGGCGCGGGTCACCGCCACACCCCTCGCGGAACTCGCCGGTCAACTGGGTACCACCGTGCCGCAGCGGACCGCCGACGTCACGGGCATCACCCATGACTCGCGCGCGGTGCGCCCCGGCGACCTGTACGCCGCCCTCCCCGGCGCCCGCGTGCACGGCGCCGAGTTCGTCGAACAGGCCGCGGGCCTCGGCGCGGTCGCCGTGCTCACCGACCCGAGCGGCGCCGAACGCGTAGCCGCGGCCGGGCTCCCCGCCCTGGTGGTCGACGACCCCCGCGCGGGCATGGGCGAACTGGCGGCCACGATCTACGGCCACCCGGGCCGCGACCTGCTCCAGATCGGCATCACCGGCACCTCCGGCAAGACCACCACCGCCTACCTCGTCGAGGGCGGCCTGAAGACCGTCCGCAGTACGGGGCTGATCGGCACCGTCGAGATGCGCATCGGTGACGAGCGCATCAAGTCCGAACGCACCACGCCGGAGGCCACCGACCTCCAGGCCCTGTTCGCCGTCATGCGTGAACGCGGCACCGACGCGGTCGCCATGGAGGTCTCCAGCCACGCCCTCGTCCTGGGCCGGGTGGACGGCTGCGTCTTCGACATCGCCGTCTTCACCAACCTGAGCCCGGAACACATGGAGTTCCACTCCGACATGGAGGACTACTTCGGGGCCAAGGCGCAGCTGTTCACCCCGCTGCGCAGCCGGCTCGCCGTGGTCAACGCCGACGACGAGTACGGCCGCCGCCTCACCAAGGAGGCCGGCGTCCCCGTCATCACCTACTCCGCCGAAGGGCACCCCGACGCCGACTGGCGCGCCGGGGACGTCGAGGTCGGCCCCACCGACTCCACGTTCACCGCGATCGGCCCCCAGGACGAGCGGATCGCCGCCCGGTCGCCGCTGCCGGGTCCCTTCAACGTGGCCAACACCCTCGCCGCGATCGTCGCCCTCGCCGCCGCCGGACTGGACCCGCAGGCCGCCGCCGACGGTGTCGCCGCCGTTCCCGGCGTGCCCGGCCGCCTGGAGCGCGTGGACGCCGGCCAGCCGTACCTCGCGGTGGTCGACTACGCCCACAAGACCGACGCCGTCGAGTCGGTGCTGCGCGCCCTGCGCAGGGTCACCGAGGGCAAGGTCCACGTGGTGCTCGGCTGCGGCGGCGACCGGGACGTCACCAAGCGCCCGGCGATGGGCGCCGCGGCGGCCCGGCTCGCCGACACCGCCGTACTGACCTCCGACAACCCCCGCTCCGAGGACCCCCTCGCGATCCTTGCCACCATGCTCCAGGGCGCGGCCTCCGTGCCCGCTCACGAGCGCGGCGAGGTGCAGGTCTTCGAGGACCGGGCCGCGGCGATCGCCGCCGCCGTCGCCCGCGCGCAGCCCGGCGACGCCGTGCTGGTCGCAGGCAAGGGCCACGAGCAGGGACAGGACATCGCCGGGGTGGTGCGTCCCTTCGACGACCGCCAGGTGCTTCGCGAAGCTATCCAGCAGACCCAGGGATGA